CAATAATGCTACATGATTTAAACTGTATAATCTGTTGCATAGTCACTATACCAAACAACAGACAGATGAATACTGCCTGGCCAAATATTACCAACATCATATAATACTCATTACTTGCTTTCAGGAAAAACCAGATTGAACATATATAGTAGAGTATTACCACTCCAAATGCTGTAAGTTTTCTGGAACTACTTTTGTTATCGTTACCGGAAAAGCTGGATGATAACCAGACGAAGAAGCGTTTCATTTTTGTAATTCTAACTGTTTTTTTATCTCTGCTATCGAGACACGTAAGTCAGATAGAGTGTCCTTTATTTGAAGTATTACCTTATTATTCTCTTTAATTTCAGATAGTTCAGTCTCCAGATGTTCAATATCTTTTTCATTTGCCTGGATTTTCAGATTAAGGTTCACATATACACCTATCAGGCTACCAACTAAACCCAGAATACTCATAATCGTTGCAGCGGTTATTGTCATAGAAATAGCCTCCATTTAGTTTCATAAAATATAATAGGACTCACATCCTGTTTTGAATTAGGTGTTATACAATTATCAAAAGGATATAATCCGGCAAAATCCTCCGGATATTTGTTGATAAGTTCAAGAATGGATTTTTTGACTTTTTCAGCCCTGGAATAAAGAGTTTGCCGTTTTTCTTTAATCAAATCTATCTCAGCCGTACCATCTGGCATCTCTGCACCTTTTTCGGTTGTCTTAATTGGCAAATCTCCCAGCATATCCCAATGAATCAGTAAAGCCATATAACGTTTTGCAAGGTCAAGTACAGCCAATTGATTTGTAGTGACAGTTAGACCTGTTGCACCACTAACAACCGCGGTTAAATGAGCATATAATCCAGCACTAAGTAAATTTTTGACATAAAAAAAGTCTATGTTTTCAAATGATACTTTTAAGTTGCTGGTCTTTTGAATATTGATACTGGTCAGATCTTTTAATTCTTTTTCGCTTAGTATATACATTAAGATGCTGATTGTTTTTTATCATAAAACTTTGAAAAATCTGACTCAAATTTTCCAGTGACTGGTGAGTAGATTTCAATTATAATTACAAATGTGTCCCTTCTAAATGATCTCCATTGACCAGATTGAACCTTAAAATCTGTGATTCGTGGCCTTATAAACCCTATACTGGTTCCATCACTATTGATAATTGATCCGGCTCTGTTAGCATCGAAATACCGGATTACTCTACTGTTCAGATTTCTACCTGCAGGTTTGAAACGAGTTGGAACCAGATCAATATTTCTTGTACCAGTTCTATAAGAAGCAATTCTTCCTACTCTACCTAACTGTCTATTCATTAGGTTGTCGCAATACATATATAGGAAATTACACCAGGTCAAACGAGACCAGAAGAGAAAAGTATCAATACCAGCGAGTTCAAACCGTTTCTTTTCATTTTCTGATAATGCCAGATACTGATTTGAGATGTTATTCAATTGGTGGTATTGCATTTGGAAGTACTGGGTTATCGATTGTTTTCTTATCTGGCATTAGATCATCTTCTGAATATCCATACTCCTGAATCCAAGTTTCCGGTTTGATATAATCAGCCTTCAGATTTTCATCCATCTGGGTAGTAATTACTGATAGGCCTTGAATGTCCAACTCATAGTCTTTGAATCCGTTGTGGCTCAAAACCTTCTTGAAGAAGGAAATAATTGCTTTCTGGAATGCTCGTATAACAGTATTTTGATAGATCTGAAGGTTAACTGTATAGCTATTTCCATCACCCCCTAATGAAGATCCATTAAGCATTACTGAAGCCAGACTCGGATTACCACGATGGGATGTCGACAATTTATCCACAACCAGTTCATTTAAAGCCTTGAGAATGTTGGTATTATCAGTTTGTGAGAAATTGGTCAGGGTTACACTGTTGCCTTCTTCTGTGATGATTACAAGCATTTTTTGGGCATTCTCAGAACCCTGGTAAGTACGTTGAAGATTTGCTGTGAATTCCCGTTTTTGATCCTCTTGCATATTTCCTTTCACTTCGAGTATACCTCCAGAGAAAAAGCCATTCACTACAGTACTTAACCCAAACTTTGAAAGTTCTGCTGCTAATTCGATGTAATTGAGAGCTGATACGTAACTAACTTTTGGAAAATAAGGCTGAAGATTGGAATGTTTGTGATAAAAGTAAATCTGGCTACCTTCTTCAGGAGGATTATTTAAATCAAATCTGGGATAAAATACCGGCTTATTTGTGGTTACATTGGACCAGTCCGAACAGAACCAATAACCTATTACGTTTCCTTTCACATCCAGAGTTTTATCTGGTCTGATAAGAGAAGAATCTATATAGTATAGTTCAGCGATTTTCTTTTTTGCCTTATCCCATATAACCTGAATAGCAAAAGTCTCAAGTATGCCAAGATCCTGGCCTAATCTTTCCAGTAGTTCATCAGCATTGTATTCTTGATTAATGTTTGCAAGAGCTTCTTTTATATTATCAGATACACTGAATCCTTCTCCTGCTATTAGGTTTTGCCGTAACTGAACAAATGCACTATGCTCCTGACACTTGTCTAACAATGAGCATAGGTAATTGGGGAATAAGTTGTCTGATCCGTATTTAACCCAGCTGTCAGTAGAATACTTTAACTGCTGAAGATTTACTGTTGGAAGAGCTACAGCAGCCAGATCAATTTTAAAAACTTGTGGTTGCTGGTTTGTTTTTGTCTTTGTCAATTCATAGACATTTCAATTTTAATTAGTACTATGTATGTAAATACAGGATGAGCATTACACCGATATAGTTGTGAGTGTTTTAGTTGTGCTGTTTCCAGAGGTTCCACTACTATTTGAAGCCCGAACGCGACAATAGTATGTAGTAGTAGGATTCAATCCAAAGACATCTATTGTGTTTGATTGTCCTGTATCCAGGTTATTGTAACCAGAAACAAGAGCAGAGAAATTACTGGTTGTTGAAATATCTAATCGGTAGCTTGTTGCACCTGCTACATTTGTCCAGTGTAACCGGAAACCTTCAGAATTTATATCTGGCGATGTCGTTCTAAAAACAGGTACTCCAGGTGTTCCACCTGAATTACTGAGTACATCCTGTATAATATCCCATTTATACCAAATAGCATTATTAATCAGGACGCATACAATTTTCACAGTGTAATAACTATTAGCTGATAAGCTTGTAGACTTACCTGAAACTAGATAACTAAATGCTGGAAGATTAAGCGTTGCTCCATTTGGACCTGTACGCACATGATACACATTCTCATGATGTAAATAAGGATTGTAGAATGTAAAAGAGATAGTACCATTCCAGTAAACGTGTTGTCTGTTATTAACTAATACCTCCCAGTCTAGTAGAAGGTTTGTTCCCGCAATCTCTCCTGCTGATGCTGAATCAAGAGGAATTCCTACTAAACGTTGATAGCCTGATCTAGATAGAAAAACAGAATAATCTGTATCATTTGTATATGAAGGGCCAAATATTGTAATAGAATTACTTTCATCCGGATTACCTAGCTTAGGATAATATGCTGTATATCCTTTAAATGTACCAATTCCACCAAAAGATGCTATCGTTCCTATACTTAATGCAACTCCATATCGAAAATCATCTGCTGTGTACGCCCGAATATCCAACCCTCCATCCTGAAACTGAAAAGACAGAACTGCTTTATCTATGTCAGTATTAAAGGAACCATTTCGCAGAATAAAATCGAAGGGTTTTATCTGTACTTCCTCAATAGGGTCAAAATAAGTCTCCTGAGTTATGGCAACAGTATGGTTTTTAATTGCGATTGGTTGAAGGAAACTTTTTACTCCATCCACATTCTGATCATGATACTTGTCAATGAACTGAGTTGTATTCTGAATTTCCAGAATAAAGGCATTGTTTATATTAAATTGCTGTGCAACCCGACAGGCAAACCGCAATACAAACCAAGTTCCAGCAGGTCCGGAAAGAGTAAGACCATTTGGCGCAATAACATTGTTTGTATGATCTACATAGTTGGGTGTGTTATTGTCTGTTTGATCCAGGAAGAAATGTATGCTTACATCATCTGCATGTATCTTTAGGACTCGCAAACTCAACTCAAATGGATAGGTTGTACGAATGTTTCCAGGTATGTATAGATTCAAATCAGTAATAATATCAATACCCAATTTCTGATAAGATCTTATCACCATATTCCAGCTGGTAGGGTCATACCCTTCATCTAAATACAGATATAAATCCGATTGTGTAACAGGTGCTAATTCATCAACCGGAATATCATCAACAGAACCTTCAACTTTAGAAAAATTTAGATATATCCAGTCACCTTGTTCAAAGCTTAATTGAGTTTTACCTACAATTTGAGCAACAGTAGGTGCTTTATCATCCACCATTGCATCAAACTCTTCATCTGAAGCAAGTCCTGTAGATCCAGTATATGATATCACATTTCCAGATATAGAAATACCCGTTCCACCAGAATAAATTGTTTCTCCTGCTTGCTGACCACTTATAATCTCTCCAGGCTCGTTATAAAAGAAAGCCTGATTGGAATCAAATGTTATTAATACCAGTTTACGAACAATACCACTGTTATCTGGAATATCAATAGGATCTGTGAAGGTTATCTGACCTGCTGTTGCTGTAGATAAGAAATAAGCTGTATTAGGAAGAAGTCCCCAGCCTGTTACATCAATTAAACCATATAAAGTAAGTTCAGCCTGAGATACAGATATAATTCCGGTTACAACCCCGACAACTTCAGCATTGTTTACATCAGAGGCAATGGGTTTAACATAGTGTACCCCATCAAATCCAAGCAAAGTACCTACTGTATATCCACTATTAGGTATAATTAATTTAGTTTGTGAGAATCCGGATATCTTAGTATCAACTTGAGTTTTTGTGTAGATATCTGGTAATCCAGTTAAACCAGAATAAGCATGCGTATGTCCTGTAGATGCTTTGGAAGCAAGTTCTGTTGCAGTACTTGCAGTGTAACCTGTAAATGTTATTGTATCAACCTTAGAAGCTGTACTCGCAGATAACTCTATGAAGTTAGTGTCGACTTCGTTAATACTGAGTTTTGAGCCTTTGTTCTGATGTAAAGTGATCAATGATTATTCAACATAATCGCAATCCACATAGTTGGAATCAACATATTGCATGTTACACACTTCAACTATCTGGAAAGCGTTTTTATTTATTTGAAGTATATTCTGCTTCTGAGTAGAAGAGAAAACATACTTATAATTTGCTTCTGTAGTACCAAACCCAGCTTCTGATAATAGCATTGGACTAGGATATCCAATCATCCAGGTTCTACCATTTTTATCAGTTGCAATAAATATCAGTTGGGTATTAGTTAGCCTTTCCAGTAATTCATTTTTTTCTATTGTAAGTCCGTCAATCGTAAAGCCTAACTGGATATTATTGACTATACCATTTTTGCTATTAGTAGGCGTGACTTTAAAATAGATGTCATCTAGCCCTTTTAGATTAAATGGGTAAGCTGTAATATCAATTCTGACAACACTATCTTCCTTAATCACTACAGATTGAATACTGTCAGCTTTCATTGCTGATAACTCCCGAATACCTGTTAAACTAAAACCGCAAATGTCATAGTTTACAATGGGTAAAGTCTCAGGAAGGTTTGATGATACCAGCACCAGCTTCTGTTTATGTGTGCTGGCTAATTTAACCATATACTCTCCAGAGCCTGAATCATAATCATAGCCTGAAATCGTTGCAGTCTGTTGTAATCCGATTAACCAGAACTTACCATTACGATCCTGAAAAATGCTTATTATATCTTCTTTCAGGTAATCAAATAATCGATTTTTCAATACGCTGATTTCGGGCACCACAAACGAAACTTCAGTGGTGTATATCCACCCATTTCGGCTAAAGTTTGATATGGTTTCATAATTCAGATTTTGAATCTTCTCAAACTTAATCCAGTTAGTTAAAGCAGAAATATTAACTAGTTGGCCATCTGTAATGGTTGTACCAGTAATAGCACTCTTCCTGACCAGGAAAATAGAATTACCATTGGGTATATTAAACCCACAGCCATTATCAAATCCAGTATTCAGGTAGTTACGAAACATATTTCAGAAGCTCTACATAAATACTATCTGAACCGTATTTCATTATCAGATTGCTTGTTTCTTCTAGTTCTGGTAGGTCATCTATAAAAACCATATATGCTGTCTGGATTTCCATTATTGTTACATCCAGTTCTATTTCCGTTTCATTCAATTTCGATTGTATATGAAAAGTTGAACCTGTGATAGTGAATTCCGGAACATGGTTCTTATATATAATCAGAAGTGGATCAGTCTGGGATATTGTTTGCATTCATTTATTCAAAAATTTTATTTACTTCTTCTGTAGCATAACGGTAACCTATTTCCCCCCTTTTACCATTTGAAATCGAATGATGGATTAGCTGAATACTCATATTATTATCTATTGCAGCTTCCTTCAATGAATCATATCGTTTTATTATTTGTCCTGTTTCACGATTGTATTGCTCTACTTTCCGTTTTGTTGATGAAGGAAAAATCTGATATTCAACCATCTCTGATTCTGTTGCATATCGATATGAGAATCCGGATTTAATACCTGTACAAGAGCCATCAAGATATCTTACAATTGCACTGATGTGACAGTTATTTTCTTTTGCTGCAGAAAGTTGAGAAGAATATAACTTAACTATTTCATTAGTATTAATATTGTATTTCACAATGACTTTTGCACTAAGGTTATTTGTAGATCTATTTACTAATCGTTTACTTTTTAATCTAGTTTGTTCCTTCTTTAATTTTGCAGCTATTTCTCTTTCAGCACGTTTTTCTTCCCTTAAAAGTTCACTATGCTCTTTCCGTTGTTGAGCTAGTAGTGCTGCCTTCTCCGTTTTGGCTAATTGTATAGCTAATTTAAGTCTTTCTTTCTCCTCTTTTCGTTGTCTTATTTCAAGATCACGTTCTGCTTTTCTGGCAAGAATGCATTCTGTCTTTTCATCTTTCTTTCTGAGTAATTCTACTTTTGCCTTCTCTCGTAGCTGTTCTTTTATTTTTTTTATTTCAGCTCTCTTTGTTTGTACTTCTAACCTAGCTTCTCTTTTTTCTTCCTGCAGTCTATTTCGCTTTTCTTTCAGTTCTTGCTTTATTTTAATTTGCTGGAGCTTTTCTCTGAGTCTTTCTGCCTTTTCTTGTTGATTCTTCTCTTTTAATTCAATAATCCTTTTCTTATTTTCTTCACTCTTAATTTGACTCAGCCTTTTTCTTTCTTCTTTAACCTCTTTATCAATGATTCGTTTTAATTCTCCCTTTTTCTTTAATCTAGTCTCTTTATTAATAATCTGTTCTTGTTTTAATCGTTCAGTTTCTTCAACTTGTTTTAACTGTCTGATCTTTCTCTCTTCTGTTCTTTTCTCAGCATTCTTTTTTTTCAACTCAATACGTTTTTTTCTCTCTTCAGCCTTTACTCTTCTTTCAGTAGAAGTTTGTTCTCGTTTCTCTTTACGTAGTTCTTTTTCCCATTTCTCTTTTTCATTTTCCTTTTTGAAAAAAAACCTGCCTGGCATCTTACCATATTGCTTTTTATATTCTGCAACAGAAATATATCTATTCAGATTTTTCAAAAACTTATCATGAACCTGACGTTGTTGCCAATTTAACGCATTGAAATTAGGTAAAACTTCCACTAATGCCACAAAACTTTCCGCATAGCCATCGCGTCCATGATCAGATAACAACTCCAAAACTTCATCAAGGCGAGATTCTACTTTCACATCAAATTCTTCTGCCAGTACATATTCATCCATCTCTGCCTGGGGATCATAGCTATAATAGTTATCATAGCCTGATAAATCATCTTTCAATTCAAAACCTAAACGTTTCGATTTTTTGAAGTGATCGAAGAGATTGTTTCTGAAGACTATAAATAGGTAATCTTTATAGGAAGGAACAGGCTTATGTTCAGTCTGTTTTGAGAGGGTTATTAATACACTAGAAATAGCATCCAGATAATTATTATATATTATTTCGTCATCCAAATTACCAAATGTGAACCTGGCAAATTTTTCAAAATCCGTCTGCCAGTTTTGATAGTTAATACTAATTTCTTCTTCAAACTGTTTTCTGGCTTCTGTCATTTAACTACTATCTTTTAGTAGTAAATAGTTACCGGACCACGATGTTTCACCAGTTCACTTTTTACTTATTTTCTCATTAATAGCCATAACCAACTTTTAACTTTATATGAGTAAGAAACATTGGACTTACTTTGGTATAGGAATATTTCTGATATTCTGTATACCGGTAGTTTTGAATTTACCTGCATTCAGACCTGAGTTAGATTTTTCTCAATCTGGCCAGATTGGTGATACACTTGGTGGGATTACAGCACCCTTCATAAATATTATAGGAGGCCTTCTTATATATCTGTCTTTTCAAAAACAGGTAGAAGCAAATCAAAAACAAACAGAAGCTATCGCAAAACAGATAGAGGCAAACGAGTTACAAAGAGAAGCTTTAACAATTCAGCGAGAAGCATTAGAAAACGAACGTGAAAATTTAAAAGAGGAGATCAAACGAGCGAAAGATCAAGAAGAACTCCAGCTATTGGAGACAATGTTCAATGAATTTCGGAATGAAGTTCATCTATTAGAATATGAACAATATCATTATCAGTCAAACCCCATTCTTAAAGCAGATAATGCAATTGCAGCATTTTCAGATACACTACTTTTGGAGAAAGATCAAATATTTCAGATTACCCAAGATTCAGATGAAATAATTCATAAACGTATCAGGCAGAATATACAATTTATCATAGCACTTTCATATATACTTACTTCTTTTGCTTCTTTTCTTTTTCAGTTTGAAAACTCAACACTAGAATCAAATTCAAAAAGTGTATTATATACCAAATTTCATCTTTATTACTTAACCAAAATTGGTGTACATATTTATGGTACTTTCAA
This genomic stretch from Xanthocytophaga agilis harbors:
- a CDS encoding fibronectin type III domain-containing protein, giving the protein MITLHQNKGSKLSINEVDTNFIELSASTASKVDTITFTGYTASTATELASKASTGHTHAYSGLTGLPDIYTKTQVDTKISGFSQTKLIIPNSGYTVGTLLGFDGVHYVKPIASDVNNAEVVGVVTGIISVSQAELTLYGLIDVTGWGLLPNTAYFLSTATAGQITFTDPIDIPDNSGIVRKLVLITFDSNQAFFYNEPGEIISGQQAGETIYSGGTGISISGNVISYTGSTGLASDEEFDAMVDDKAPTVAQIVGKTQLSFEQGDWIYLNFSKVEGSVDDIPVDELAPVTQSDLYLYLDEGYDPTSWNMVIRSYQKLGIDIITDLNLYIPGNIRTTYPFELSLRVLKIHADDVSIHFFLDQTDNNTPNYVDHTNNVIAPNGLTLSGPAGTWFVLRFACRVAQQFNINNAFILEIQNTTQFIDKYHDQNVDGVKSFLQPIAIKNHTVAITQETYFDPIEEVQIKPFDFILRNGSFNTDIDKAVLSFQFQDGGLDIRAYTADDFRYGVALSIGTIASFGGIGTFKGYTAYYPKLGNPDESNSITIFGPSYTNDTDYSVFLSRSGYQRLVGIPLDSASAGEIAGTNLLLDWEVLVNNRQHVYWNGTISFTFYNPYLHHENVYHVRTGPNGATLNLPAFSYLVSGKSTSLSANSYYTVKIVCVLINNAIWYKWDIIQDVLSNSGGTPGVPVFRTTSPDINSEGFRLHWTNVAGATSYRLDISTTSNFSALVSGYNNLDTGQSNTIDVFGLNPTTTYYCRVRASNSSGTSGNSTTKTLTTISV
- a CDS encoding phage portal protein; protein product: MTKTKTNQQPQVFKIDLAAVALPTVNLQQLKYSTDSWVKYGSDNLFPNYLCSLLDKCQEHSAFVQLRQNLIAGEGFSVSDNIKEALANINQEYNADELLERLGQDLGILETFAIQVIWDKAKKKIAELYYIDSSLIRPDKTLDVKGNVIGYWFCSDWSNVTTNKPVFYPRFDLNNPPEEGSQIYFYHKHSNLQPYFPKVSYVSALNYIELAAELSKFGLSTVVNGFFSGGILEVKGNMQEDQKREFTANLQRTYQGSENAQKMLVIITEEGNSVTLTNFSQTDNTNILKALNELVVDKLSTSHRGNPSLASVMLNGSSLGGDGNSYTVNLQIYQNTVIRAFQKAIISFFKKVLSHNGFKDYELDIQGLSVITTQMDENLKADYIKPETWIQEYGYSEDDLMPDKKTIDNPVLPNAIPPIE